GCAAAAAGAGCTTATGGCAGAGATGAGGATAAGAAGAATCTAGAGGTCTTATTAACCATTGATATCACTAGAGCCTTAAAGTTTGGTATATATGCCTATGAAACACCTACTATCTCTCACTGGTTGGAATTTGCTTATGCCTTGAATGGAATTGCCTTCTGCAAAGTTTGCAGAATCCTTGATCACCCTGGACCTCTGGTGAGGAAAAAGAAGAACCTCCCCACATATCAATATCAACAATCACCCCTACAATCCCATCAACTTCAATACCTCTCCCATCACTTCACACCCTATAATATAGAAAAGATCATATTCAAATAAAGATACAGTTGAAGAATTTGTTATTAAGATGAGATTAGCACACAGACAAATTGTTATAAAAACAACTCTGAAGAACTTGATGGCACTGAGGACTACATCATCTTTAAAGCAGGACTTCAAGACCCCATTTCTGGAAAGATCCCAACTCAAAACCCTGAGGCTCTTGCTTGTCAGAAGAAATACAGAAAAAACCTAGAAAATTTCAAAGctaaaaaaaagaatcaaaagagAAAGGGTACCAACATCAAAGTAGCTGCTAGGATGCATACTCAACATAATGGTCAAGAGAATGGGAATAACATTAACAATGGCAACATATTCCCCAAAATCATTCTTAACATACCCAATCCCTATAATTCAATACCCTCCTTAGCTGATGTTCAAGAAAAAATCGATGAAGAATTCAACAATCAGAAGAAGCTGTTTTgggaaagaaggaaaaaaaaaactaaactcaaATATGAATCCATCCATAGTATCCCACAAACTACTGATACAAAGAGGAAAAACCAAGTGATGTTAAACAACACTAACTGTAACCTGAATCTTTGGGACAAGTTGCCACCATCCAAGAAGAGGAGTACTAAGGACATGAACATGTAGATAGAGCACCTGACAAACTTGACTACTAGCAATCTTGTGGGAGAAAACCCTTTCCAGCTTACTAAGGTAAAATCTAATTCTCTAATCTTTTCTTTAAGCATATTAATCATAATTCATAGACAAACTCTTCACATGATCACTACTTATAGATATATTTACAATATACTCCATATATATTTTTTGCATGCATTACAATTCCCCCGGATATCACAAAATTGGCTACATTATTCTCACCTTAGTTTATCCTAGAATTTCATATTTTTGGCAATTTTTTCTATCATAACTTGGAACCGTCAAGGCATAAAAACACAATACTAGTAGACATTTGAATAATATGCTCAATAAACATAACCCTGATATCTTCTTTCTATCTGGTACTAAACAACAGTCTAAAAATCTTAAACATATCCTTAGCAAAATAGGAGTCACTAACTTTTGGTTTGTAGAACCAAGAGGAAAAGTCAATATTGTTGGGGGGCTGGCACCAGCTTGGGAAACAAATTTAAACATTTTTATTCAATATTTCTCCAACAACCACATAAGTGCCATCATACAACCCATCAATGGGACTCCTTGGTTATTTTCAGGGTACTGTGGCAGCCCCTATACTACCTTAGATAAATTGCATTCTTGGAAAATGATTGAAAACATATACAAAGTAAATACTCTACCTTGGATTATAATGGGGGTTCTAAATTTTGTGTTGcgtaatcatgaaaaatatagtcaGCATCTTATTGATACTTCTGAAGCTGATATCTTCTTGAAaaagttggaagaagaaaacctgACTGACTTGGGATACACTGAATGTCCTTTTACTTGGACAAATAGAAGATTGAAAAATCAGTTGACTGAACAGAGGTTAGACATAGGGCTAGCTACTGATGCTTGGTTAGATATTTTTCCCAACTCTACCATCTCAAACCTACCATCTTTACGATATGACCACAACCCAATCATTCTCAACACCAATCCCAACTGGAAACAAGGCCACAttcctttcaaattctttggtccttGGCTCAACCATCAAGATTGCAAAGACATCATTGTTGAATGTTGGAAGAAAAATCACAAAGGCTCTTTTGCTATTAGAATAGCCAGAAAACTCAGAGATGTTAAAGTCATGGTGATATTATGGAAAAAAGAAATCTATGGTAATATCAAAACTAACCTTGAAGACAGTCTCCAGCACCTTGATTGGGTGAC
The sequence above is a segment of the Papaver somniferum cultivar HN1 unplaced genomic scaffold, ASM357369v1 unplaced-scaffold_125, whole genome shotgun sequence genome. Coding sequences within it:
- the LOC113331583 gene encoding uncharacterized protein LOC113331583, which gives rise to MGVLNFVLRNHEKYSQHLIDTSEADIFLKKLEEENLTDLGYTECPFTWTNRRLKNQLTEQRLDIGLATDAWLDIFPNSTISNLPSLRYDHNPIILNTNPNWKQGHIPFKFFGPWLNHQDCKDIIVECWKKNHKGSFAIRIARKLRDVKVMVILWKKEIYGNIKTNLEDSLQHLDWVTKNQFSINRERDINGAKKKVEHWQNVQECFWKTKSRDQLIKLGDRNTKFFHDSTKKRYKWNKIDYIQKEDGTWIHNSKDVTN